In Thermococcus thioreducens, a genomic segment contains:
- the glmM gene encoding phosphoglucosamine mutase translates to MGKYFGTSGIREVVNEKLTPELALSVGRALGTYLETGTVVVGMDTRTSGEMLKRALISGLLSVGIDVIDIGLAPTPLTGFAIKLYGAGAGVTITASHNPPQYNGIKVWQANGMAYTPEMEDKLEAILESGNFKKAPWNELGTLRKADPREEYIGKALEMVHLDNPYTVVIDSGNGAGSVVSPYLQRELGNKVISLNSHPSGFFVRELEPNAKSLSMLAKTVKAIKADVGIAHDGDADRIGVVDDEGNFVEYEVMLSLIAGYMLRKFGKGKIVTTVDAGFALDDYVRPLGGEVIRTRVGDVAVAEELAKHGGVFGGEPSGTWIMPKWNLTPDGIFAGALVLEMIDRLGPLSELAKEVPRYVTLRKKIPCPNEKKAKAMEIIAREALKTFDYKRLIDIDGVRIENGDWWILFRPSGTEPIMRITLEAHTEEKAKELMEEAERLVRGAIARA, encoded by the coding sequence ATGGGGAAGTACTTCGGAACCAGCGGTATTCGAGAGGTCGTCAACGAAAAGCTGACCCCCGAGCTTGCCCTCAGTGTTGGCAGGGCTCTGGGAACTTACCTCGAAACCGGGACGGTTGTAGTTGGCATGGACACAAGGACGAGCGGCGAGATGCTGAAGAGGGCTTTAATAAGCGGGCTTCTATCGGTGGGAATAGACGTTATAGACATCGGTTTGGCCCCAACGCCCCTGACAGGCTTCGCCATCAAGCTCTACGGGGCAGGGGCGGGCGTTACGATAACGGCCAGCCACAACCCCCCTCAATACAACGGAATAAAGGTGTGGCAGGCCAACGGGATGGCATATACTCCAGAAATGGAGGACAAACTTGAGGCCATTCTCGAATCCGGGAACTTCAAAAAAGCTCCATGGAATGAACTTGGAACGCTCAGAAAGGCAGACCCGAGGGAGGAGTACATAGGGAAAGCCCTTGAGATGGTTCACCTCGATAACCCCTACACCGTCGTCATTGACTCCGGCAACGGTGCCGGGAGCGTTGTTTCCCCATACCTCCAGCGTGAGCTCGGAAATAAGGTTATCTCGCTCAACTCCCACCCGAGCGGCTTCTTTGTCAGGGAGCTTGAGCCGAACGCTAAAAGTCTCTCGATGCTGGCGAAGACCGTCAAGGCCATAAAGGCCGACGTTGGGATAGCGCACGACGGCGACGCCGACAGGATTGGAGTAGTCGATGACGAGGGAAACTTCGTGGAGTACGAGGTCATGCTCTCGCTTATAGCCGGCTACATGTTGAGGAAGTTCGGGAAGGGCAAGATTGTGACGACGGTCGATGCGGGCTTTGCCCTCGACGACTACGTCAGACCACTTGGTGGGGAGGTCATCAGAACGCGCGTGGGTGATGTTGCCGTCGCGGAGGAGCTGGCAAAGCACGGCGGCGTCTTCGGCGGCGAGCCGAGCGGGACCTGGATAATGCCCAAGTGGAACCTGACTCCCGATGGCATCTTCGCCGGTGCTTTAGTTCTTGAGATGATTGACAGGCTCGGCCCGCTTAGCGAACTCGCTAAAGAAGTCCCGCGCTACGTGACGTTAAGGAAAAAGATACCCTGCCCCAACGAGAAGAAAGCTAAAGCGATGGAGATAATCGCCAGGGAAGCCCTCAAGACTTTCGATTACAAGAGGCTCATAGACATAGACGGCGTCAGGATTGAGAACGGTGATTGGTGGATTCTCTTCAGGCCGAGTGGAACAGAACCGATAATGCGCATAACCCTGGAGGCCCACACCGAGGAGAAAGCAAAGGAGCTTATGGAGGAGGCTGAGAGGCTGGTGAGGGGAGCAATAGCGAGGGCATGA
- a CDS encoding BtpA/SgcQ family protein: MDFERKPLIGMVHLKPLPGSYLYDGNLDEVIDSALRDAKTLEEAGFDAIMVENFGDVPFPKFVDKTTVAAFTAVAKAIRDEVSLPLGINVLRNDGIASYSIAYAVKADFIRVNVLSGVAYTDQGLIEGIAHELAGLRKLLPSGIKVFADVHVKHAVHFFEFEDAVRDTVERGLADAIVVSGRATGKPVEVEKLALAKKISPVPVVVGSGTSYDNLPELWKHADAFIVGTSIKRDGKVENEVSPERARKLVELAKKLRVDDL, encoded by the coding sequence ATGGACTTCGAGAGAAAGCCCCTCATAGGCATGGTTCACCTGAAACCCCTCCCAGGTTCCTACCTCTACGATGGGAACTTGGATGAGGTCATTGATTCCGCCCTGAGGGACGCTAAAACGCTGGAGGAGGCGGGCTTCGACGCGATAATGGTCGAGAACTTCGGCGACGTCCCGTTCCCAAAATTTGTTGACAAGACGACCGTCGCGGCATTCACAGCCGTTGCCAAGGCAATCCGTGACGAGGTGAGCTTGCCCCTGGGAATAAATGTCCTCCGCAACGACGGAATTGCCTCATACTCCATAGCCTACGCGGTTAAAGCTGACTTCATAAGGGTGAACGTGCTGAGCGGTGTAGCCTACACAGACCAGGGCCTCATTGAGGGCATCGCCCACGAGCTGGCAGGGCTCAGAAAGCTCCTCCCGAGTGGGATAAAGGTCTTCGCCGACGTCCATGTCAAGCACGCCGTCCACTTCTTCGAGTTTGAGGATGCGGTAAGGGACACCGTCGAGCGTGGATTAGCGGATGCCATCGTTGTCAGCGGCAGGGCGACGGGAAAGCCGGTCGAGGTTGAAAAGCTCGCCCTCGCAAAGAAAATCTCACCTGTGCCTGTGGTTGTGGGTTCTGGAACGAGCTACGACAACCTTCCTGAGCTGTGGAAGCACGCAGATGCGTTCATAGTGGGCACCTCTATAAAGCGCGATGGGAAAGTTGAAAACGAGGTCTCACCCGAAAGAGCCAGAAAACTCGTTGAACTTGCGAAAAAACTCCGGGTAGATGACCTTTAA